A genomic region of Amblyraja radiata isolate CabotCenter1 chromosome 16, sAmbRad1.1.pri, whole genome shotgun sequence contains the following coding sequences:
- the LOC116981898 gene encoding heat shock protein 30C-like, which yields MLSCRTFLPSRRWQQPVHTLWSAPLAVFEPLEWPAWEQAEEARPGTNFMERVVEELAREFRGERARNDKQRADAGGEVQGKTVDEGGDGFSLSLDVLRFSPEELKVKVLGRKVLVTGKHEKKSEDGSGSYSYKYEEFRREFQLPEDVDAEALNCCLSQDGRLKVRAPRLALPAADERGVPINVASDTTTSQRLNPGGEAQEQESGNAVGNKSSAVQQ from the coding sequence ATGCTGAGCTGCCGGACTTTCCTCCCTTCCCGTCGGTGGCAGCAGCCTGTGCACACACTGTGGTCCGCTCCACTCGCTGTCTTTGAGCCGCTCGAGTGGCCCGCGTGGGAACAGGCGGAGGAAGCGAGACCGGGCACGAACTTCATGGAGCGAGTTGTCGAGGAGCTGGCGAGAGAGTTCAGGGGGGAAAGAGCAAGGAATGATAAGCAGAGAGCCGATGCCGGTGGAGAGGTTCAAGGGAAGACGGTGGACGAGGGTGGAGATGGTTTTTCTCTGTCCCTGGATGTGCTGCGATTCTCCCCGGAAGAACTGAAGGTGAAAGTACTTGGAAGAAAAGTGCTGGTGACGGGAAAACACGAGAAGAAGAGCGAGGACGGCAGCGGCTCTTACAGCTACAAATACGAAGAGTTCAGGAGGGAGTTCCAGCTGCCAGAAGACGTCGATGCTGAAGCTCTGAACTGCTGTTTGTCCCAGGACGGTCGGTTAAAGGTTCGAGCCCCACGCCTGGCGCTGCCGGCTGCGGATGAGCGAGGCGTCCCCATCAACGTCGCCTCTGATACAACAACCAGTCAGCGGTTAAATCCCGGTGGAGAGGCGCAGGAGCAAGAGAGTGGGAACGCTGTGGGGAACAAGTCATCGGCTGTTCAACAATGA
- the LOC116981897 gene encoding heat shock protein beta-11-like — translation MLSCRTFLPSRRWQQPVHTLWSAPLAVFEPLEWPAWEQPQEMRKGLHFMERIFAELAREFWGERTRNEKQRVDAGGEVQGKTVDEGGDGFSLSLDVLRFSPEELKVKVLGRKVLVTGKHEKKCGDGSGSYSYKYEEFRREFQLPEDVDAEAVNCCLSHDGQLKVRAPRLALPATDERIVPITIESDTTNGTRLTPGGEAQTQENGRVDGNKETKDS, via the coding sequence ATGCTGAGCTGCCGGACTTTCCTCCCTTCCCGTCGGTGGCAGCAGCCTGTGCACACACTGTGGTCCGCTCCACTCGCTGTCTTTGAGCCGCTCGAGTGGCCCGCGTGGGAACAGCCGCAGGAAATGAGAAAGGGCTTACACTTCATGGAGCGAATTTTCGCGGAGCTGGCGAGAGAGTTCTGGGGGGAAAGAACAAGGAATGAGAAGCAGAGAGTCGATGCCGGTGGAGAGGTTCAAGGGAAGACGGTGGACGAGGGTGGAGATGGTTTTTCTCTGTCCCTGGATGTGCTGCGATTCTCCCCGGAAGAACTGAAGGTGAAAGTACTTGGAAGAAAAGTGCTGGTGACGGGAAAACACGAGAAGAAGTGCGGGGACGGCAGCGGCTCTTACAGCTACAAATACGAAGAGTTCAGGAGGGAGTTCCAGCTGCCAGAAGACGTCGACGCTGAAGCTGTGAATTGCTGTTTGTCTCACGATGGCCAGTTAAAGGTTCGAGCCCCACGCCTGGCGCTGCCGGCTACGGATGAGCGAATCGTCCCCATCACCATTGAATCTGATACAACGAACGGTACCCGTCTAACTCCCGGCGGAGAGGCACAGACACAGGAGAATGGGAGAGTTGACGGGAACAAAGAAACTAAGGACAGTTAA